The sequence below is a genomic window from Pygocentrus nattereri isolate fPygNat1 chromosome 16, fPygNat1.pri, whole genome shotgun sequence.
CATGCCACACCCTGGGGGGCACCAGGCAGTGTCATACCCATGAGCATGCCAGGTCTTCTGCAGTGGGTGACCTTGATAGTCAATTTTTTTGACCCTTCCAACATTAGCCAACACCCGCAGAACAACTCTTTCATGTTCAGGCAGATTCAGTGGGTATCTGCTGGCCTTATTAAGATCCCGGCTGAGGTAAACACCAGGCCCGAGCATGCCGCCTTTGGAAGGCTTGAAGCCATAAGCCATGATTTGTTGAGCAGCAAATCTTGAGGTTCCATGATACATTAGATACTTTTTTCCATCTACAGGTTCGGTGTAGCTATGGAGACATGGCACTCCTGGACCCAAATCATTTTCTGCCCACATGATGAAGTCTAGAGAAGTAGATTTTGATCACAGCAACTGAGGATGAAAGtctgaaaatgacagaaaaaataattaaatattggGTTAAAgtactgtgtgtttatgtattgtgTTGACAGGGATGAATATATATCAAAAATGGATTACTTTGGAGAATTAGCACCGATCACACATCTAAATTTTTTATGAGAAAGTAAATAGATGGTCTTTTCCAGATTATGAATATTCCAGATAATACATATTATGAACAGTTTGGCACATAATTTACAGGGAAGTTTGAGGTAATAATACATTTCATCACATCCTCATAATAGTCTGAACTAGTCAATTTCAGCTCGGCAGGTTAATAAAGTTCTCGAGTTTTATTctccagctttttaaaaaagagtATTAATTAAATCATgtatattaataacaataaagtaATACCAAAATCTTGCTAGTCCCAAATATCCCAGACCAGtttataataaatgaataacatttcataaaaccTAAAAAATTTTATAGAAATGTTAACAGTTGTTATGTTGTTAAATATCAACTGTTTAAAGAAGTCATTTATATGTTGCTCACCTCTGTGATTGTGCATCTAGTCTGACTGATCTGATTCAAAGAGTAGGCTTATAAAGGAAAGGCATAGAAGGCGTGTCTTTACAAAAGCAGTTATTTCCTGAACTCTTGTGTTTCACTTCTTGGCTAAGACAATACATCTGGATGacctattttattattatacagtAGCGTGCACAATAAAACAATACTTAATGATCACCTTACTAAAGACGAGCAAAACCTGATGCATTTTGAAGAGAAGTTTACTTCTTTCATTTGTAGTTATGCAGGATTATTTTGGTTTCCCATTAACCAAGGCTGTATTGTAGCCAGTCAAAATCATGATGCTTTTCACCAAACTCCAAAGATGATGGCACCTCTTAATTTGAGAGACCAGATGACTCACTTATCCTAGTTCCAAACATGTAAGTCAGGAAACAAATGGTTTTCATTAAttgggaaggagagagggagacagcaaATGGAAGTCATTGCTGACAAAGGGGTGTCAAAACTTTATTTGAACTTTTTCCAATGTCCATTCATTCTTCCCAAATGTGAGACTTTTGAGATGATTAGGGTTCAGCCCGAATCTGCCACATCTGGAGCaatttgcatgtgtttttggctgcttttattttaatcaaaATCAACTAGCTAAACCTATTGTACAGCATACTTAGTAGGGGTGCCCAGTAGGCAGTGGTAGGATAGGTGAACTAGCAACCAgaaggttgtgggttcaaatcccaggactGGTGTATAACTGGAATATAACTAGCTCTTGGGCTCCTGGGCAACCCCTCACTGCCCTAAGTGGTGCTGCTCTACCAGAGTATAGTTACccagcaaaatgacaaatttcccTTGTGGGATCAGTAAAGTATTTACTTCATGTTGTAGagctgaaaacaacaacaaggtCCAGTGCATTCCTAAAGGAATGTCCAAGGCCATAATGACCCTGAAAGTTTTCTTTACCTTTAAGTTTCCTCTCCCCACGTGATCCAAACATTCGCCAGTCAGGTGTTGAAAACAGGAagtagtgtgttgtgtttttatacatGTGGACATTTGTATGCCCAATCAAATTTTAACATTACCTAGTCTTTTATCCTATTTGACGTAAATAGGACGTtcatatttttaacaaaaagaTGTCTTTTAGTTACACAGTCTACGTTTGTCAGAGATGAGCTGTGTTCTCATGCCATcatacaaaatgtgttaaaataatgaaaacaacaaagaacaaaatCGGTCGCCACTCAGGACAGATCATGACACCTGCCATGCCATGATGTTAATGGCATCATTTTGTCAATGTGATGTAGCAGGATTTAGGCAAGTCATTTATCTTAATTATCACACAATTTACAAACTCAAAGCCTGTCATTCCAGTGATCCTTCCTATAATGCTTTTTTTCTCAAAGAAAGGAAAGTAAAGATGGTTTACCATTCTTTATTGTTTTACAGTCATCTTCAACCTATCCCAGTGTgggaatatatacatatacttgTAATGTCAGTAGTTTGCATAGTATTCTCACTGTAACCCAGTTATCCAAAAAAATCATTCACAATAACAAACAGTTATTACTCAGATACTCTATATTTGGATAAATTGCATCAATGACCTGGATACGGTTTGGATCCCACACGCAGTCTTCTTCAAGACCACTTGGAACCATGCCACACCCTGGGGGGCACCAGGCAGTGTCATACCCATGAGCATGCCAGGTCTTCTGCATGTGGGTGACCTTGATGGTCAATTTTTTTTGACCCTTCCAAACATTAGCCCACACCCGCAGAACAACTCTTTCATGTTCAGGCAGATTCAGTGGGTATCTGCTGGCCTTATTAAGATCTCGGCTGAGGTAAACACCAGGCCCGAGCATGCCTCCTGCAGATGGCCTAAAGCCATAAGCCATGATTTGTTGAGCAGCAAATCTAGAGGTTCCATGATACATTAGATATATTTTTCCATCTACAGGGTTGGTGTAGCTCTCGAGACATGGCACTCCTGGATCCAAATCATCTTCTGCCCACATGATGAAGTCTAGAGAAGGATATTTTGATCACTGTAACTAAAGAAAGTCTGAAAAGGcagaaataatatttaataagtCACATAATTCATAGGCGCAAATTTATTTCCAGTGTGTGTTAATTAGAAAAGTAATTGGCCTAACAGTCTGGCTTGCACCACTAAGAACAGCCTGAATCAAATGTGGTAACATGAagtatttcagttattttattcatgtaacCAGATGTAGTCATAAAAGGATGAgtatctgctcatttctaagcTACTTTAAAAATAGGAGCTTTGTTCATCTGACTGTGatgatgctaatttctgctagcacatTCCTGGAGTTTGTTTCTGTGTTAGTGCCAAGTTAGCAGAGGTTCACATTATCATTTTATGGTGGCTTTAACTTAAACACAGATATCTGAAGTTTGTAACAGAAAGTTTAGTAACATATGTCTTTCATATGCTGCAGTTTCATGGCAATTCCTTCTGTAGAGACCCCTGGCATAGAAAACCTGCCTATCTTTGTTTTCTAGATGTTGACATAAACCTAAAGGCCACAGCTCATgatcacagtcagtgacatgcCAAAGCCTTCCTAAAGGGATGGAGGGACATTTTGTTGTTATAAAATTGGTCCCACccactggaaatcaaaacatgattgttTGATTCCATGGTCACATTCTAATAGTTACATTTCCTTTTCTAAGTTGACTAACTCATTTAATAGCcagatataaaatattaatagcTCACAAATACAGTATTGATTAAAATCAATCACACTGTATAAGGCAAGCATGAGGAACTGAGGGTCagggtccagcacagtttgttgATTTCCCTGCTACAACACAGCAGCTGAACCTGATGATTACCTGATTAGTTGAATCAGGTCTGAGCAGGAATACCACTAAACTGTACTGGAATCTGGCCCTCCAGTGCCTCCATGTTCCTCAGCCCTGATATAAAGAGAATAATTGTATGTTGTTCACCTCTGCTATGACAGTCCATTCTGACTGAGCTAATTCTGAAACTGGGTTTATAAAGGGAAATCAAGAAAGGAGTGTCTTTACACCGAGACTCCTGAACTTTCTGTTTCACTTATTGCGCAATAAAATGCAGCTGAATGTTTTATCGATACTGTACCTTGCTCTATATCAGTGACAAAAATGTAGCCTAATCTTTATCCTTCTACAGATAAGAGAGCCTTAATACCACAGTAATGCAGTATATTTTTTCCCCATGAAAGTAAAGGTAAAACAAtagcattttaatgcattttacattttgtacttatgtagattaaaacaaaaaagtgttaAACTACTGTATAAGAATTCCAGGGCTATTAAACAGATTTTCATGTTGAAATGTTAACGTGATAAAGCTGTTTGTGCTCAAGTCCAAGTTCCCTCATACTGAAACTGAAGGTACATAAGGCAATTAAACTCACCTTTTTGTGAATTACAatgaacctgtttttttttttgtcttctatATGCTTTTCTGGCTATACTGTAGATATCCTGTGCTCTGCCTCTCTGCAAGCACTAATATTTTGTCCCACCCTCTCTTTCAATTTGATCTATTCCAAAAATCTTACATTTCAACagaaatcattttcaaaaagccacAAAACAATATTGATTGCAATGTATAAGGCAAGTATGGGAAACTGAGGGTcaaagtccagcacagtttattaATTTCCCTGCGCAAACATACCAGCTGAATCTAATGAGTTAACTCAGGTCTGAGCTGGAAAATCACTCAACTGTGCAGGAATCTAGCCAGTGTTGAAGTTCCTCAGTCCCGGTATAAGGAGAGTAATGTTTAATGAGTAATGAGTAAAGTTGCTCACCTCTTCTATGACAGTCCAATATGACTAAGCTAATACTGAAACTGGGTTTTTAAAGGGAAGGCAGGGAAGGAGTGTCTTTACATGAAGATTCCTGAACTTTCTGTTTCACTTATTGCACAAAAAATGCAGCCGAACATTTTATCTTcttggtgatggtgatgatttCTACAGAGCCCTACATTATTTTGAAGAAATATTAACCATTCACATTAGTAATACCACAGCCGTGAGGAACTTAATGGGTGCAGCCATACAAAGTCGCTCCCAGGTAAGAAGGGCATTCATTGTAGCTGTTATTGTTCTGTGTGTTAATATGTTGCATTTTGGATTATTGTATCAGAGGAGGGTGGGTTTGTAATGTAACTAGTGGTTAGAAGTGTCTACCCTCCTTGTCTTTTGTGTCCTCCTGCATTACCCTCTCCTATGTTTCATATCAGGGTAGTGCTGAACTTGGGTATTATTGTTGCCTGTTGAAGTACCAGTGTAAAATAAAGGAGCCTTCT
It includes:
- the LOC108440179 gene encoding uncharacterized protein LOC108440179, producing MWAEDDLDPGVPCLESYTNPVDGKIYLMYHGTSRFAAQQIMAYGFRPSAGGMLGPGVYLSRDLNKASRYPLNLPEHERVVLRVWANVWKGQKKLTIKVTHMQKTWHAHGYDTAWCPPGCGMVPSGLEEDCVWDPNRIQVIDAIYPNIEYLMPCLHSYTEPVDGKKYLMYHGTSRFAAQQIMAYGFKPSKGGMLGPGVYLSRDLNKASRYPLNLPEHERVVLRVLANVGRVKKIDYQGHPLQKTWHAHGYDTAWCPPGCGMVPSGLEEDCVWDPNRIQVIDAIYPKPVASRGNYGAYY